Proteins encoded together in one Drosophila albomicans strain 15112-1751.03 chromosome 2R, ASM965048v2, whole genome shotgun sequence window:
- the LOC117574083 gene encoding uncharacterized protein LOC117574083, whose protein sequence is MDWYIGQEWNDRVRGLSKKVLNLQFQHVEKPLTNSTVLFEIYKPCANLDGRPSKYLGSNKIHMPQILEMGTAVTPIDCYLEILLQQFLPGETAACSIATKSGECLQFELKLERIISNTAIEKMTADEVFKLSLRYKDNGVVMFKPHPKFAFDYFVRSAKLLITYKPFDKLEKKTNGIDGIDVEKLFVQVQTNLAACLLKEKRYEHVIYHTEFVETHDNPSEKSIYRRALAFYCLKEFEKAQKTIERVPNYEEKREFVKLLENITSSWKTSNAHYKQVVQRMFK, encoded by the coding sequence ATGGATTGGTATATAGGTCAGGAATGGAACGATCGGGTCCGAGGTCTGAGCAAAAAGGTTTTGAACTTGCAGTTCCAGCATGTTGAGAAACCATTGACAAATAGCACTGtgctttttgaaatatataaaccGTGTGCAAATTTGGATGGCAGGCCATCGAAATACCTTGGAAGCAATAAGATACATATGCCACAAATATTGGAAATGGGCACCGCGGTGACGCCTATCGATTGTTATTTGGAGATACTTCTGCAGCAATTTCTGCCAGGTGAAACCGCCGCCTGCAGCATCGCAACGAAGTCCGGAGAATGTTTACAATTTGAGCTGAAATTGGAGCGCATCATCAGTAACACGGCGATCGAAAAGATGACCGCGGACGAAGTCTTCAAATTGTCATTGCGGTACAAGGACAATGGTGTTGTCATGTTTAAGCCGCATCCGAAGTTTGCCTTTGATTACTTTGTGCGTTCAGCCAAACTGTTGATTACATATAAACCATTCGACAAGTTggagaagaaaacaaatgGCATCGATGGCATTGATGTGGAAAAGTTATTTGTTCAAGTTCAAACGAATTTGGCTGCCTGCTTGCTGAAAGAAAAACGCTATGAACATGTCATTTATCATACGGAATTTGTTGAAACACATGACAATCCAAGTGAGAAAAGCATATATCGTCGAGCCTTAGCGTTTTATTGCCTGAAGGAATTTGAAAAGGCGCAGAAGACAATAGAACGAGTCCCAAACTACGAGGAGAAACGTGAATTTGTCAAGCTACTTGAAAACATTACGTCGAGTTGGAAGACCAGCAATGCCCATTATAAACAGGTTGTGCAACGCATGTTCAAATAG
- the LOC117574084 gene encoding ras-related protein Rab-11A, with translation MGAREDEYDYLFKVVLIGDSGVGKSNLLSRFTRNEFNLESKSTIGVEFATRSIEVDGKTIKAQIWDTAGQERYRAITSAYYRGAVGALLVYDIAKHLTYENVERWLRELRDHADQNIVIMLVGNKSDLRHLRSVPTDEAKLFAERNGLSFIETSALDSTNVETAFQNILTEIYRIVSQKQIRDPPEGDVIRPSNVEPIDVKPTVTADVRKQCCQ, from the exons atgggTGCAAGGGAAGACGAATACGATTATCTTTTCAAAG ttgtgcTTATTGGTGATTCTGGCGTAGGCAAAAGTAATTTGCTGTCACGTTTTACGCgcaatgaattcaatttggaGTCCAAGTCGACAATTGGCGTTGAATTTGCAACACGCAGCATAGAG GTCGATGGCAAAACTATTAAGGCGCAAATTTGGGATACAGCTGGACAGGAGCGTTATCGGGCCATCACCTCTGCTTACTATCGTGGAGCGGTTGGAGCACTGCTTGTTTATGACATTGCCAAGCATTTGACGTATGAAAATGTGGAGCGATGGTTACGAGAGTTGCGCGATCACGCCGACCAGAATATTGTCATCATGTTGGTGGGCAACAAGTCCGATTTGAGGCATTTGCGTTCAGTGCCAACGGATGAGGCGAAATTGTTTGCTGAGCGCAATGGTTTAAGTTTCATAGAAACTTCGGCCCTCGACTCTACGAACGTTGAAACCGCATTCCAAAATATACTCACAG AGATCTATCGTATTGTGTCGCAGAAACAAATCAGAGATCCGCCGGAAGGCGATGTCATTCGTCCCTCGAATGTGGAGCCCATCGATGTAAAGCCGACTGTTACAGCTGATGTACGCAAACAGTGCTGTCAGTGA
- the LOC117574079 gene encoding protein Peter pan, which translates to MGRGKKKVHPKTRTAAFKASEPSEVVEAPHSFIIHRGLSCPYITDLTIDVRRIMEPFTATNLREKKMNRIKDFVSLSSFFHVSHMGIFNKASTQLSFKVVRLPRGPSLTFKVHQFTLARDVISSSKKQMIDVDHFKHAPLVIMNNFSGDGKHLKLMATTFQNMFPSINLAQVNIDTIRRCVLFSYNSETKLVEMRHYSVQVVPVGLKKAVNKIVVGTVPNLGKCNEVADFVTRDGYASESEAEDEQSHVVLAQTLKSKGNLEDHKSSVKLHEIGPRLTMQLIKIEEGLLTGEVLYHDNVIKSEEEKEVLRKLIEKKRKLKEQRKKQQTENRARNLKLKKEQKEPGGIRGEGFEEDADDAAAAASDVDDDAQYYKDEVGEEPDEELFKNDNNGSRKRFKLPGSRKYKNKRPKVDPTDAKKSSKSKKNYK; encoded by the exons ATGGGACGTGGTAAAAAGAAAGTACATCCAAAGACGCGCACCGCAGCTTTTAAGGCCAGCGAGCCGAGCGAAGTGGTTGAGGCGCCACATTCCTTCATCATACACCGTGGTCTCTCTTGTCCGTATATAACAGATCTAACTATTGACGTGCGCCGTATAATGGAACCGTtcacagcaacaaatttgcgcgaaaaaaaaatgaatcgCATCAAGGACTTTGTTAGCTTGAGCAGTTTCTTTCACGTTTCTCACATGGGCATCTTTAACAAGGCTTCCACTCAACTATCCTTTAAAGTGGTTCGCTTACCGCGTGGTCCGTCGCTTACCTTTAAA GTGCATCAGTTTACTCTGGCTCGCGACGTCATCTcaagcagcaaaaagcaaatgatAGACGTGGATCACTTTAAACATGCTCCGCTTGTCATCATGAATAACTTCAGTGGCGAtggaaaacatttgaaacTGATGGCGACAACTTTTCAAAACATGTTTCCATCCATCAACCTGGCCCAGGTTAACATCGACACCATTCGTCGCTGTGTTCTCTTCTCGTACAATTCGGAAACCAAACTGGTCGAAATGCGTCACTATTCGGTGCAAGTTGTGCCGGTGGGTTTAAAAAAAGCTGTCAATAAGATAGTCGTTGGTACTGTTCCGAATCTAGGCAAATGTAATGAAGTCGCCGATTTTGTTACTAG AGATGGTTATGCATCCGAGTCTGAAGCTGAAGATGAACAGTCGCATGTTGTGTTAGCTCAAACATTAAAAAGCAAAGGTAACTTAGAGGATCACAAGAGCTCAGTTAAACTGCACGAAATTGGACCTCGTTTGACAATGCAGCTGATTAAAATCGAAGAGGGATTACTAACCGGTGAAGTACTCTACCACGACAACGTCATTAAAAGCGAGGAAGAAAAGGAAGTACTGCGAAAACTAATCGAAAAGAAGCGCAAGTTGAAGGAGCAACGAAAAAAGCAGCAAACCGAAAACCGAGCTCGAaatctaaaactaaaaaagGAACAGAAAGAGCCGGGAGGAATCAGAGGAGAAGGATTTGAAGAAGACGCCGatgatgcagctgctgctgcgagcGATGTTGACGATGATGCTCAATATTACAAAGATGAAGTTGGCGAGGAGCCTGACGAAG AGCTCTTCAAAAATGATAACAATGGTTCGCGGAAAAGATTCAAATTGCCAGGCAGCAGAAAGTACAAGAATAAGAGACCCAAAGTCGACCCAACTGACGCGAAAAAGAGCTCAAAGTccaagaaaaattataaataa